The Lepeophtheirus salmonis chromosome 6, UVic_Lsal_1.4, whole genome shotgun sequence DNA window CCGGTCTTCCAAACTCATTACAACATTTTTCAAAGGcctctaaattttaaaaataaagttttattgtaGTGGTAAGATGTAGAATTGTGTCCTGCGTCAACATAAGAATAATcttcaagaaaaggagaaattacCATAAACTCTAATATTTCAGTCAGTTATAGACTTACTACCCAAATTTCTGGGAAGAGATGATATACACAATAATGTTGGCTATAGTAATTAAACTTCATGAAGTTTAATTGGGCCCCAATATGGGGTCTCTTATTTCTCTAACTGTGACGATGAGTCTTTGCTATTTGAAGTAGTGTAATTTGCAGAATCTTCAAAAGACTAAACATAGTAGTTTGATAGtataaattgaggataatttgtcTTAGAGTATAACTGTAATGCAAATTTAATTCtggattgcttttgtgttgaggggTCACAgttatattataacatttacAAAATCCTTCTTACCCTCAAATTGTTCCTTATTCCTCACGTCCAAGGTCGAGTAGCCCCATCGCTCCTTATATTTTCCACTGAGAATCTCTTTTCCTTCAGGGTCTGAAAGAGTATCTGTAATCCACACTTTTGCACTTCGTGAATGAACAAAATCCGCGAGACTCACACCCAGAGTACTTAAGCCACCCACAATTAAGCAAACCTTGTCTTCCACAgcaaatttgttcatttttaattatacaacatacactttatattattattacaactgAATGACACAGAGGCATAGCATGAATGAGGAGTGCTTCGTGTGTATAATATAATACCGGGTGAACGGGATTTCAGGCCTGCTTTTTCATACCTGTCTATTcaagttttactttttatgaagaGATCTAGGATGCGCTAATAGGTACCACActcataaatattctatttatatataggtcAAAATAACCATATTATTTCGTCTTTATGCAAGGCCGTGTAGGCCTGTGACAAGAAACGGGACAGGTGTTAACCTACCCctaactaaaattttattaaaaaatgaaaagttctAATCCAAATCTGTCcaaaaagatcatttttaaaagtattttctaacaaaagtcaatcaaaaaattaaaaaagttaagattGTTTTGTCAACAGGTCATCCATCCCCTTTCCcagaatcaaaaattatattaacaattttttttgtcaatttaaaaaaaaaagaaaaaagagtcttatctaaaaaaaaatggctgtAAAACATTATGTCCTAGTTAGGGCCCTCAGGTCCTGACtattgatttatgaaattttttttccaggaaaatttaaaatgacattttctcTACTTTAACTCTAGGTCTTTACATATCAAATGCAGGTTTTCATATACAAAACTCTGAATTTGATTTGTATACATGAGTAGGGGTCAAGTTGTATCCACAAATtgcaaatctatttttttttttgcaatataaagaTTGGTTCCTGAGATATAAAGTTCTATATTTTGGCAATTTTAGCAAAAACAGTGTTCTCTACCAAATTTCAACTGGTTATATCTTTTGAGCCTGTGGTTTTTAACATACAAAgtattttcgaaaatttaaaatatggaagCAAATGAATTTATCCTTATGTTTGCTTGTATTGGGGCTACGCCCCTTTACAAGGAATTCTATAGCTAAAATGTCCCTTCCTATATCTATGGATTTCGTCGCCCTATATTATAACCTTTGGCCTTTAATTTGATCATGGAGATCTTAGTcactattttatcaataaagcaaagtatatctgtatgaatgtatgtaacACAGTTACAGGGTGTACTGTATAACATGTACTCTGTTATTtatcaagaatatattttttatcgtagaaataaaaatgtaggtgtattaatgaaatattgcaggcgtgtgctgTGCATATAGCATCGGGCATGTATACTGGaagcactgtatatagtgctcactgatgtatatcataaatatattttctggcTTGTGAGCAATCAGGGAAAAAATTACCATCTGATCAAAAATTGCAATCTGAAATTCAATGCGATATAATGATCAGGTCCCTTTGCGATGAGCAATCCAATCAATTTAATTGTGATAAAATTTCTTTCAACCTACAACTAAACCTTTGTATATATACCTTTTAAACTTAAATGATCGATTTATacacctttttcaaatatatttatttacaaaattttattataattataatatatattatatatagaaaaaactaaaatacatataggcgaataataaaatatatatgtaggaaaaaatttacaatatagtCTGGCGGTGAATGCtaactacataaattatttctcatctagctctttatttgacattaacagGAGCTGATTCTCAAAATTGGTGCCTCTCAGCCTCAGCGTAGTCCTCCTCCGGATTTGTTTGGCCTTGGAGAACAAACGCTCACAGTTGGCACTACTGTGAAGCACGACACTTTTTTGGCCCTCCGGTAGGCCAAGATCATTTCTACCTTCAAAGTCATCAGCTAGGTATATTTCCACTTCCTGCTTGGCCGAATCCCTCTTTTTGGGACGTTTGGCACTGTAATTACTCTTCAGTATTCGCAGTgccaaaaattccttttaagTTCAGTGCCCACGACATATATAAGGATCGAGACCAAGTCAAGCCTAAGGttataaagtttgagaaaaaaatcaagacaGATACCATGACCGGGTGTGCTATACTCGGTACCAATACCAAGACGAGaccaaaaccataaaaaaagcAGTTCGAGAGCAGTCTCAAGACATATACTGATCTCAAGAAGCctgcatatttttgatttaatgttttgtttgtttttgttagtgagcgctctggagactaaagtactcatcagtcatcccaacatattcatttttttttcttaaactcatattctatttctttcattgttgaggAGAGaaacgtcatatgaattgacgTAAATATTGAGAAGTTACGAGTGGGTGTACACATGAACAGTGGCGTCGTTAGTTCCtcttttttggggggaggggcttGAGTACCCTAAATGTTTATGAAGTCCctcaaaattattatgatatctTTTAcgtatttataagttattttttgttgttattacaTATGGAATCTAAAATGGTCGAAACGATCTGTCTGAAATTTAGAAAGTAGacgtataaataataacttataacctgactttttttataatatgatgaaataaatgCTTCCAAATAGAAATAtctccaaaatatataaaattatattatgtcacGTAGTCACAGGCCTGCCCTAATGAGCTATGagttttaactaatattattcCAAGAATGATGTCTTCTTCTTGAGGAGGTACTACGCGTATTAGTGCTCTGGTAACCTGTACAAATCCATCAGGTGTCcactatttttgtacatttatttaaaaatttatgttttgacctatttttcattaaaaataatagttaaaaaaaagattagtacCTTAATCATTGaaggtaaaaatttaaactaataatattGTCTGatgagaatataaaatattatgttatgtattaataccatttttttatcgaatttcctacaaaattgtctcctctgtgacgtcatcaaaatagctattaaacaaaagcaaagaaatttcttatcgacacacctgatatatagtcaccttgctTCTACcttctttctttgtttctattccctctATGTAACCCTGCAGCGCGGGGACCCTttgctaatatatttataaagaaaaaaacaacaaagatATTCCACATCTAAATATTAGcctttaaattaactttttttataatatgatgaaataaatgtttttaatggaTTTAGTCACGTAGTCACAGGCTTGCCCTAATGAGCTAAGACATTGAATTCTTGCGTCATAAATTAATTGTCAAATGTAGTGTTTAAGGATGCACGGAAAAGGAAGTTATCCGATTATCGATTAATCAGCCTAGTATTAatgaattttctagtaaatggcagtaatactttttatataatctcaCTGGGAGCACTGTCCTAGCCTTGTGGAGACTCTCGCTTAGTTACTTTCCTGCACGGAGTTATCTCACTAAGACAAAAATTTACActgtgttatttaaaaattaacataaatacgatacattgtttttttttttgtaggttcgAAGGAGCTCCCCCTCCACACTTCCTCTTCGTTCCCCGTCTCCCATACATCCTTATTCAGCCTACGTGCACGTACATACGTTGGTATTATGTTGGACCAACAGTAACTACAGGCTGCTTAGCAGTCTTTAAGCGAATGGACGAAAATAAAGGAACCGCCGATTCTTAATGAtacaccctaatgtacattataaacaatgatgaaaatccagtgcagaatgggcatgttaaaaaaaaaaaagaaactgtaaaTCAATAGGGTAACCcagacaaattgaaaaatgttttggggaGAGAATGAATAATGTTCATGAAGTTTTtttagatcatctacaatcagccaaaagagaggaaggagaaaaggatataaactaggacatttgctagaattactccgatcgTAGGCAAGCAAGGGTTTACAATtacaactccacaacaaatcgtcagggttacactccgtctttcatgagcaaacaaGAACGTTCaaatagattttgaataaaattgaacgTTTTTAGGAAAGGAtctttactactcaggaattgaataatattgacaactgctaagaaaaatgaaattacttttttatattaccaattacaaattaacggaccagctggatttacatgtatgctaattatcattattttattccttaggAGAAAACTTAAGTATTGAATAGCTATGTTTGAGTGTGTTGATGAAAAACGGATTTAGTTACACTGAAAATTTGTtgagaagttattttttatcaaggttATAGATAACGCGTGTaagactgatgtttgacttccactaggctttttaatatgtatttcatagactatgagtggtttgtcaaaatatgtttgtcttgcccagcagtcggtacgaggcatcaaattgaaaattcaagcaATATTCACGTCTAGACTATGATtgattgcgtgttttgtcaaaaatctgtttttcttgcccagcagtggGTACGATAGatccaattgaaaattttagcaaaccCGATTAAATTAATGTGcaaccttttatttatattaacctagatgttttatattattgaagcaaaatttgtattttagtcGATGCCAAATTACTACTGTTAATGTCAAGTACTACCACTAGTTGAATAATAGTTACATAATTGGGAAGAATTCGCTAACAggtaccaactgattttggggccttttttgtttctgtttgaaGGAAAAGTTTCGAGGTCcaattaaagtaataatgtGATTAGGGTATGGTCCTTTTTTGCTCACAAGACTCGGGGTCTATTAATGATGAATATGAATAAGccttcacaaataaaaataagtaaaaatcaattataatttattgacattTATTATAGTCAAACTTCTCATAAAGAAGCAACAACGACCTACCTTATATATTTGTAGTGTTGGGTCGGTCTGGACTGAATGAACCGGAACAACTAAATCGGACATCGGTCTAAATTGAGTGTGTCGATGGATTGCGATCTGGAcgtatataaattagaaaaagaaaacaagggACGTCTTacacctttttaaaataatatatatgaattatgaaaattcaTTTCGTTGCTATTTCCAAATAGGGCATTCCTGTGTCTCCGAAAGCCGGTTGTATGATTTTAAAAGCTTCTTTCTTTTATGGTCTATATCTTCAGTAAGCGGACTGATGCAGGACCGAGTCACGTCACAAGAGTTTCATTATtgcttcttccttttttttttctgaccgAGTAAGTCTACCACGTGATCGACTCAGACCGATAATGGAACAACCTAACACTatgttatttgatttaaaacaaaacacaacaagaaaatatcattattattaagcaTGTTTCAACATGATTTCATCCTGTACAAAGCTTACAGAAACTTTATTATTCTTAGCACGTCATGAATTTCTAAACAtgagtttaaattaaattttttggaaaaaaaattcaaaaatccacagttcacaaaaattaaatattttgaaaaaaaaattacaaaatctacagctatttacaaaataaataaaatttttctctaattccaaaaagataaaattttttgataaaaaatttcaaaaatcaaatttttaatataagattttttgggaaaaaaatcaaactttaaatttttgaagataaaatttcaaaaataaataattattcagagaaaattaattttttattggaaaaaaagtttcattaaatttcaaatatttaactttaaaaaatttcaaattttaaactttctagtataaggcaaaaattccttaatttgaggggtagggctatttttttcctttataacttaggaaagtaataaaataacagttataaacaataataattttgggaCCCTTCGAAGTGTTAATTGTCAGAATAACTTGAAAAAGTCAAGATCCCCTCTTTATTAAAAGGCTgcgataatttaatttcaactttcctctgtcgctgtctccaatttcgagaaagtatgacgtgcggggtAGCTTATATATACAGGATACCCTAAATAAGAATTGAAATCCCAAACTAagcattatttttcctttaccAATTCCGATTAaacgtcccatcactagtttaAACTAAGAGATTTGAAAACtccattatacttttatttttagagaatttttttacaagtaaaccataatttgtattaaattaagaTTGAATAATTACAAATCTAAAAAACCCTCCTATGACGATCCGAATAATCCTAGAGAGCCTGTTAAAGCCCAAAATATCCTGcactaaaaaagtaaaagaaaaaaaattatttatagaaaataaagcaGTGAAGATTTCATCTAACATTTGTTTCTGTCAATTTATGAATCAAATGATTTGAGGtcttttatttcctaaaatgtgccagaaagttaaattaaactttaaaaaaaaaatactttaatatatttttaattttataaaagcgaaattataatactattttgtcttttttgtattgataaatgttaataaatatgcaCTAGttctaaaattgttaataacAGTCAATAAAAGCAAGTAAAAGTcacaatttaattatagattttttctttatctactaaatattgaatatgtttatccatttttttcaataatttttcatcattcCCGAGGGAGGACTTTAgagagtcaatttttttatccatgtcTACAGTGTTCATTTCAGTCATTTtttcactataaaaataaaatatgaacatggACAAATTAGAAactgaattaagaaaaaagatcaGACTTCAGATAAATACTTACACATATGAACAAGATATCTTCAGAgcactttctaaaaaaatttcaatctctttctttcttccttcaAGTTTTTCATGTTTCTGATCACGAATCCCTTCCAGTtcgttaaatttatttgtaagagACCTAATCTGTGGAGAGTGGTTCTTTTGTTCTAAGTTGAGGCATTTATCCTTGATACTCAATATTTTTGAGTCCAAAGTaatctctttctttttcatttctctCTCGATATTTTGGAACTCCATTTTTTGAACTTCCAATTCTTTCATGAGgttatttaattcttctttttggaTTCCAACTTCGAGTTTGATGGTATTTATAGAGGATAAGTATGTTTCAACTTCATCTTGGGTTTGAAGAAGCTCTTTCTTCTTCGAACTTAGGGCAAcaagtaaattaaaatgatatttttcgtCAAAATCCTCAAGATCACTTATTTTTGGTAATGAAAACTCTTCCAATTTTTCAATGTTCATATTAAACTCTCGTATGACCACATCAGACTTGACTTTGAGTTTACTAATTTGAATTTCAAGAGCACAAATATCCTCATCAGTTATACGAATCTCCTTATTgatgtttgaatatattatctCCAATGAATCACATCTTGCTTTATAGTTTTTAGGAGTCAATTCTTCTCCACCACTATCGTTATTCTTGAGCTCAATGGTTTGTTCTAGAGTTTTGATCTCATCCAGAAGAgtctcatttttctttttcatattttgcaattcatttgttttcttttcagtGTACTTTATGTATTTGGCCTTATAATCCATGAAGTATTCACGATCCTTGGCCATAAGTTCCTTCTTTTGACAAAGTGAATCAAGGAGATTCGTTTCGGCTTTGATGCTGTCAAAAGTTTCTTTCAACTGATCAcgttttttattagattttgcAAGTCTTGAGGATTCAAATCTAGACGATCTAATAGCTTAGACTCCAGTTCTTTGATCTCTTGCTCAAAATCACTTTGACCATCCATAAACTTATTGTAGGTATtagtataaaaatcaaaatagagtTTACTTTCCATATCTTCGGATTCCTGACCGTTTTCATCCACCTTCACAAAGAAGGATTGACTTTTTCGCTCCAAGTAATATACAACCATCTCTTTTATGAAAACAATAACACCAAGAATACTAGGCCATGAGTGTAGTGATCCAATAGTGACGAATGTTGACTTGGAAATTACTCCTGGATAATCAAGTCCCTAGAGAGCAATTACAATATTACGATTTATTAGGagtcaattaattaattggGCTGTATACAGCGACCTTTAATAAAGAAGTAAGTTCTGACTCAAATTTTAGTGGTAGAACATATCCAGGGGACAGAATTCCGTACATAAAATTAAAGAGACATCGAAACTCAGAGGCGCTCAAAGGAAAACTTTTAGAAGTGAGTTCTCTGTTGGAATAGTTGTGTTCTCTAAGGAAATCAATGAGGCTTTTCACTTGTTCCGTCTGCCAATTCTTATCTCTTAGAGGCCGAGTCTCCTTAATGGGTCTCGAATCAGGAACAAGAATCGATCTTATGTTCTTGGATGCGGAGCCTGTTTTCCTGCAAAGATGAGAATAGAACAGTTAGAATAAAAAGATATGGAACGAAATGATTCAAGAAATACCGCGATGAACTCGACATATGCTGTAACTTGGCCTGAGAAATGGGTGTTTTTACTTGGGAATTCCGATTCCTGGAAGAACTTCGTTTTCTGACATCTGCCAAATTATCAGATGACGTCAAGGATGAACGGACTGGAATACCTGGTCCCATGGATCTCCCACTCGCGGAATTTCGACCCTGCATCTCGTATTGCcttatttacttaatttcagataattacttattaattatacacatatattcaGGGCTGTacgcagatttttttttgtgtgaggcAATGTGGTAATGGATTATTTAGCGCATCATTCCACGTCTCTATATAATTGCGCTCGCAACAACAAAGGcagctataataaaaaatcaattacgaCTTAAGGTCTTATAATCAGATAAGTAGTTAACCAGATTTGTGAAAAGTTCTTTTAACTTAAATCCTCTTTACCTAGATATCATATACGTGAGATAGTATAGCTAGGGATAGTTCTTTGACTTTATTAGGGTCGAACTACAGGATAAATAGCTATTGGTCTATTTTCCCCCCTTTttaggtctttaaaaaaatcaagtttaggAGTGGGGTTAATTTAGCGAGTTTCTCAGATGAGAGACTAGATCCTGTTAGATATGTCATTGAGTATGTTAATAAGACTGTGGCATTAAAAGGTAAAaaggacaaattatttttcactttgaGGGGGGATTGCCATCCCATTGCCACTTAGACTCCCGGTAGACGGTTAAAGGAAATCATGCAAAGGGCAGGTATTAATATCACAGCTTTTAAAGCTCATAGTTTAAGATTGGCTGTAGTAGCATTGCAAAGAGCTTATcgaagttattattatttaaggatTTTGGTGTGCTTTTCATCGATTTTATAATGTTCCTTTAAGAAAATAGTTTATCTATAAgtgataaaatatgatttttattatttacaggCCGGTACTGAAGTTGAAGTTCAGAAGTGGATATGgacttatatatttaattaataaaaaataatttattttaatcaatgtttaAATTTGTGTTATTTCTTTCCAATTGGTTTGTATGATTACAAATGTTTATCTACgctatgaaataaaatagtagacattaaccAAGTCTAccatattaatttcatatttcattaaaagtgtAGCCATATATTTGTCAATAGTCTGCCCCCCCCAACCCCCATTTCTTTACGTAGTTGGGTTTTCGATTATCAACAGAAAGAGGAGGTTAGGAGATTTGGTGTGACAAGTGAGccctctagagactaaagtactctctgGCTCATTATATATTCTCAAACCTTATtatcaaaggtgaaaatccagcgTGGAAtatgcatgttaaaaaaaaagaacatggtAAACCGGATAATCTTAAGAATGTTaaggaggagagaaagaataatgcccatgacgtttcattagatcagttgtcacaagagaggaaggaaaaaaggatataaacaatggCATTTGGTAGTATTTCTCCGAATtagatccccaattctactctgagtccaaataTGACTTACAATTCtatctccgcaacaaatcctcagggttacactccgtctatCATGAGCAAACACGAACGTTCaaatagattttgaataaaattgaacgTTTTTAGGAAAGGAtctttactactcaggaattgaataatattgacaactgctaagaaaaatgaaattacttttttatattaccaattataaattaacgcaccagctaaaaaacacaccgcaTTTACatctttgattataaatataagattatctacaaaacacaatataatgttaaaaaatatacactaaaaaaatcaacaatccCGACCAGAATATTCTAGTTGcattaaaggaattaaaagtACGGCTATATTTGCGTTAATTTAAACTCGTCGAGAGCCATCTCTGCTGTTCTTGGTAAAGGGCAGACATCTCTTAAACGCAACGCATATATAAGAGTCTGGAGcaatatgttgggatgactgatgagtactttaatctcCAGAGAGCTCActaacagaaaacaaacaaaacattgATACGacttcattgttatttcttatatcagaaatatgtatatgatatacagcAGTGAGCACTGTGTACAGTGCTCactgtatacacgctcgataCACGCTGTATGCCCCAACTgcaatatttccttaatattacaGAATTGTTATTTcgttgatcaaaatatgtttatgatatacatcagggcaCATTATCTAAGGTGCACCCTGTGGCTATTTTTCAGACATCCACatagataaactttgctttattaataatataatgtagatTAAATTCAGAGCGAAAAAGTAATTAAGCCAATCAATTTGGCCGGTTATCGATTAAACGGCAGTTGTTAATAGGTAAACTCAGGATTTTTAACGgatttttggtcaaaatgagcaacaaaaaaaaaagtgcaacatttttgaaaaatgagcacccaaaatatcaaaattgagctatTTGTTTTTAAGAGAAAGACAGCTTTAtgagaataatttaaattaataagagttattttatatttatcataatttccattatttttctatattacatATATCGACAAATCAACATTTATGAAAGTTCAAACAGTATTGCTAGTTCTAAACGTACTAAAAGAAGTC harbors:
- the LOC121120433 gene encoding uncharacterized protein, coding for MAKDREYFMDYKAKYIKYTEKKTNELQNMKKKNETLLDEIKTLEQTIELKNNDSGGEELTPKNYKARCDSLEIIYSNINKEIRITDEDICALEIQISKLKVKSDVVIREFNMNIEKLEEFSLPKISDLEDFDEKYHFNLLVALSSKKKELLQTQDEVETYLSSINTIKLEVGIQKEELNNLMKELEVQKMEFQNIEREMKKKEITLDSKILSIKDKCLNLEQKNHSPQIRSLTNKFNELEGIRDQKHEKLEGRKKEIEIFLESALKISCSYVEKMTEMNTVDMDKKIDSLKSSLGNDEKLLKKMDKHIQYLVDKEKIYN
- the LOC121119284 gene encoding kinetochore protein NDC80 homolog; its protein translation is MQGRNSASGRSMGPGIPVRSSLTSSDNLADVRKRSSSRNRNSQVKTPISQAKLQHMSSSSRKTGSASKNIRSILVPDSRPIKETRPLRDKNWQTEQVKSLIDFLREHNYSNRELTSKSFPLSASEFRCLFNFMYGILSPGYVLPLKFESELTSLLKVAGLDYPGVISKSTFVTIGSLHSWPSILGVIVFIKEMVVYYLERKSQSFFVKVDENGQESEDMESKLYFDFYTNTYNKFMDGQSDFEQEIKELESKLLDRLDLNPQDLQNLIKNVIS